In Vicugna pacos chromosome 27, VicPac4, whole genome shotgun sequence, one DNA window encodes the following:
- the HEXA gene encoding beta-hexosaminidase subunit alpha isoform X1 has protein sequence MAGPALWFPLLLAAASAGRAAALWPWPQYIQTSDWRYTVSPHGFQFRYHASSAAQAGCSVLDEAFQRYRAVLFDSVALRFPSPAERHTSEKNSLVVLVVTAGCDQFPSLESVENYTLTINDEQCLLLSETVWGALRGLETFSQLVWRSPEGTFFINKTEIEDFPRFPHRGLLLDTSRHYLPVASILDTLNVMAYSKFNVFHWHLVDDSSFPYESFTFPELAKKGSYNPATHVYTAQDVKEVIEYARLRGIRVLVEFDTPGHTLSWGPGVPGLLTPCYSGSHPSGTFGPVNPTLNSTYEFMSAFFLEISAVFPDFYLHLGGDEVDFTCWKSNPDIQAFMKKKGFGEDFKKLESFYIETLLDIVSAYNKGYVVWQEVFDNKVKIRPDTIIQVWREQASVSYMREMELVTGAGLRALLSAPWYLNHISYGPDWKEAYTVEPLAFEGGPEQKALVIGGEACMWGEYVDSTNLVPRLWPRAGAVAERLWSNEIVSNLESAFKRLTHFRCELLRRGVQAQPLGIGYCDTEFEQN, from the exons ATGGCGGGCCCCGCGCTCTGGTTTCCGCTGCTGCTGGCGGCAGCGTCGGCCGGCCGGGCGGCAGCCCTGTGGCCGTGGCCGCAGTACATCCAGACCTCCGACTGGCGCTACACCGTCTCCCCGCACGGCTTCCAGTTCCGCTACCACGCCAGCTCGGCCGCCCAGGCGGGCTGCTCGGTCCTGGACGAGGCCTTCCAGCGCTACCGTGCCGTGCTCTTCGACTCCGTGGCTTTGCGCTTCCCCTCCCCCGCGG AACGGCATACATCAGAGAAGAATTCGTTGGTTGTCCTTGTTGTCACTGCTGGATGTGACCAGTTTCCTTCTCTGGAGTCGGTGGAGAATT ATACCCTTACCATCAATGATGAGCAGTGTCTCCTCCTCTCCGAGACTGTCTGGGGCGCCCTCCGAG GTCTGGAGACTTTTAGCCAGCTTGTTTGGAGATCTCCAGAGGGCACG TTCTTCATCAACAAGACGGAGATTGAGGACTTCCCCCGCTTCCCTCACCGGGGCTTGTTGTTGGATACATCTCGCCATTACCTGCCTGTGGCTAGCATCCTGGACACTCTG AATGTCATGGCGTACAGTAAATTCAACGTGTTCCACTGGCATCTGGTCGATGACTCTTCCTTCCCGTATGAGAGCTTCACTTTTCCAGAACTTGCCAAAAAG GGGTCCTACAACCCTGCCACCCACGTCTACACAGCacaggatgtgaaggaggtgatTGAGTACGCGCGGCTTCGGGGTATCCGTGTGTTGGTGGAGTTTGACACTCCTGGCCACACTCTGTCCTGGGGACCAG GTGTCCCTGGATTGTTAACCCCTTGCTACTCTGGGTCCCACCCCTCTGGCACCTTTGGACCAGTGAACCCCACTCTCAACAGCACCTATGAGTTCATGAGCGCATTCTTCCTGGAGATCAGCGCCGTCTTCCCAGATTTTTACCTTCACCTTGGAGGGGATGAGGTTGATTTCACCTGCTG GAAGTCCAACCCAGATATCCAGGCCTTTATGAAGAAGAAAGGCTTTGGTGAGGACTTCAAGAAGCTGGAGTCCTTCTACATTGAGAc GCTGCTGGACATCGTCTCTGCCTACAACAAGGGCTACGTGGTGTGGCAGGAGGTGTTTGATAATAAAGTAAAG ATTCGGCCAGACACCATCATCCAGGTGTGGCGGGAACAGGCGTCGGTGAGCTACATGAGGGAGATGGAGCTGGTCACGGGTGCCGGCCTCCGGGCCTTGCTCTCTGCCCCTTGGTACCTGAACCACATATCTTACGGCCCTGACTGGAAGGAGGCCTACACGGTGGAGCCCCTGGCGTTTGAAG GTGGCCCTGAGCAGAAGGCTCTGGTGATTGGAGGAGAGGCCTGTATGTGGGGGGAGTATGTGGACAGCACGAACCTGGTCCCCAGGCTCTG GCCCAGAGCAGGGGCTGTTGCCGAGAGGCTGTGGAGCAACGAGATTGTGAGCAACCTGGAATCTGCCTTTAAGCGTTTGACACACTTCCGCTGTGAGCTGCTGAG GAGGGGTGTCCAGGCCCAGCCCCTCGGCATAGGCTACTGTGACACGGAGTTTGAACAGAACTAA
- the HEXA gene encoding beta-hexosaminidase subunit alpha isoform X2, with translation MAYSKFNVFHWHLVDDSSFPYESFTFPELAKKGSYNPATHVYTAQDVKEVIEYARLRGIRVLVEFDTPGHTLSWGPGVPGLLTPCYSGSHPSGTFGPVNPTLNSTYEFMSAFFLEISAVFPDFYLHLGGDEVDFTCWKSNPDIQAFMKKKGFGEDFKKLESFYIETLLDIVSAYNKGYVVWQEVFDNKVKIRPDTIIQVWREQASVSYMREMELVTGAGLRALLSAPWYLNHISYGPDWKEAYTVEPLAFEGGPEQKALVIGGEACMWGEYVDSTNLVPRLWPRAGAVAERLWSNEIVSNLESAFKRLTHFRCELLRRGVQAQPLGIGYCDTEFEQN, from the exons ATGGCGTACAGTAAATTCAACGTGTTCCACTGGCATCTGGTCGATGACTCTTCCTTCCCGTATGAGAGCTTCACTTTTCCAGAACTTGCCAAAAAG GGGTCCTACAACCCTGCCACCCACGTCTACACAGCacaggatgtgaaggaggtgatTGAGTACGCGCGGCTTCGGGGTATCCGTGTGTTGGTGGAGTTTGACACTCCTGGCCACACTCTGTCCTGGGGACCAG GTGTCCCTGGATTGTTAACCCCTTGCTACTCTGGGTCCCACCCCTCTGGCACCTTTGGACCAGTGAACCCCACTCTCAACAGCACCTATGAGTTCATGAGCGCATTCTTCCTGGAGATCAGCGCCGTCTTCCCAGATTTTTACCTTCACCTTGGAGGGGATGAGGTTGATTTCACCTGCTG GAAGTCCAACCCAGATATCCAGGCCTTTATGAAGAAGAAAGGCTTTGGTGAGGACTTCAAGAAGCTGGAGTCCTTCTACATTGAGAc GCTGCTGGACATCGTCTCTGCCTACAACAAGGGCTACGTGGTGTGGCAGGAGGTGTTTGATAATAAAGTAAAG ATTCGGCCAGACACCATCATCCAGGTGTGGCGGGAACAGGCGTCGGTGAGCTACATGAGGGAGATGGAGCTGGTCACGGGTGCCGGCCTCCGGGCCTTGCTCTCTGCCCCTTGGTACCTGAACCACATATCTTACGGCCCTGACTGGAAGGAGGCCTACACGGTGGAGCCCCTGGCGTTTGAAG GTGGCCCTGAGCAGAAGGCTCTGGTGATTGGAGGAGAGGCCTGTATGTGGGGGGAGTATGTGGACAGCACGAACCTGGTCCCCAGGCTCTG GCCCAGAGCAGGGGCTGTTGCCGAGAGGCTGTGGAGCAACGAGATTGTGAGCAACCTGGAATCTGCCTTTAAGCGTTTGACACACTTCCGCTGTGAGCTGCTGAG GAGGGGTGTCCAGGCCCAGCCCCTCGGCATAGGCTACTGTGACACGGAGTTTGAACAGAACTAA